A stretch of the Bacillus licheniformis DSM 13 = ATCC 14580 genome encodes the following:
- the nhaC gene encoding Na+/H+ antiporter NhaC — protein MKTARLPSMLEIICVLGAFLAIVCSFTVKFELPIQLALFISWFLVILLGLRLGHRYEDLQKSITNGISNGLEAILILIAVGALIGTWIAGGVVPTLIYYGLEFIHPSIFLLATLIICSITSVATGTSWGTVGTAGIAMMAIGEGLGLPLPLVAGAVLSGAYFGDKLSPLSDSTVLASSLSKVEVITHVRAMLYLSIPAYLITAVLFTITGFMYGSRNVDLEKVEFLKASLQNTFDIHIWMLVPAVVVIVLLAMRKPSVPTIAIGALLGAIWAAVFQGMDFADAIGTAYNGFSIDTGIKFMDELLNRGGIEGMLGSVVVIILGLGFGGLLEHLGVLKVIVSKFQQKLTSAGNVTFSTIIVAFLANVFGCAMYVSLILTPKIMEKSYDKLGIDRRVLSRNAEVGGTMTSGMVPWSDNGIYMAGILGVSTFSYVPFMWLSFVSIGLAILYGYTGKFIWYTDKKDSPVQ, from the coding sequence TTGAAAACAGCACGGTTGCCATCAATGTTGGAAATCATTTGTGTATTAGGTGCATTTTTAGCGATAGTTTGTTCATTTACAGTCAAATTCGAGCTGCCGATTCAGCTGGCATTGTTTATTTCATGGTTCTTGGTGATTTTGCTCGGACTGCGCCTGGGGCACCGGTATGAAGATTTGCAAAAATCGATTACAAACGGAATTTCAAATGGACTTGAAGCGATATTGATCCTGATTGCCGTCGGCGCTCTTATCGGCACATGGATAGCCGGCGGTGTTGTGCCGACTTTGATTTATTACGGGCTTGAGTTTATCCACCCGAGCATATTCCTGCTTGCCACGCTCATTATTTGTTCGATCACATCTGTTGCCACAGGTACGTCTTGGGGGACTGTAGGAACGGCCGGGATCGCCATGATGGCAATCGGGGAAGGGCTGGGGCTTCCGCTTCCGCTTGTAGCCGGAGCCGTGCTGTCCGGAGCCTACTTTGGAGATAAATTATCGCCGCTTTCCGATAGTACGGTGCTTGCGTCATCCCTTTCAAAGGTCGAAGTGATTACCCATGTCAGAGCGATGCTGTACTTGTCGATTCCCGCCTATTTAATCACGGCGGTCCTGTTCACCATCACCGGCTTTATGTATGGAAGCCGAAATGTTGATTTGGAAAAAGTTGAATTTTTGAAAGCTTCTTTGCAGAACACGTTTGATATTCACATTTGGATGCTTGTTCCGGCTGTTGTCGTCATCGTTCTATTGGCGATGAGAAAGCCATCTGTGCCGACGATCGCGATCGGCGCACTTTTGGGCGCGATCTGGGCTGCGGTCTTCCAAGGCATGGACTTTGCGGATGCGATCGGCACAGCATACAACGGCTTTTCCATTGACACCGGGATCAAATTTATGGACGAGCTCTTAAATCGCGGAGGAATAGAGGGCATGCTCGGTTCGGTCGTCGTCATCATTCTCGGTCTGGGCTTTGGCGGCCTCTTGGAGCACTTAGGCGTTCTAAAAGTGATCGTCTCCAAGTTCCAGCAAAAGCTGACTTCTGCCGGCAACGTCACATTCTCGACGATTATCGTCGCCTTCTTGGCAAATGTGTTCGGCTGCGCGATGTATGTCTCGCTCATTTTAACACCGAAAATTATGGAAAAAAGCTATGACAAGCTCGGAATTGACCGGAGGGTGCTGTCCAGAAACGCGGAAGTCGGCGGTACGATGACGTCGGGCATGGTGCCGTGGTCGGACAACGGCATATATATGGCGGGGATTCTCGGCGTCTCGACCTTCTCTTATGTGCCGTTCATGTGGCTGAGCTTTGTTTCAATCGGCCTTGCGATTTTGTACGGATACACAGGTAAATTTATTTGGTACACCGATAAAAAAGACTCGCCGGTTCAGTAG
- the aspA gene encoding aspartate ammonia-lyase, translating into MKAEMTYRTEKDFLGEKKIPADVYYGIQTLRAAENFPITGYKIHEEMIKALAVVKKAAALANMETKRLYKGLGDAIVQAADEILEGKLHDQFIVDPIQGGAGTSMNMNANEVIGNRALELLGHNKGEYIHLSPNTHVNMSQSTNDVFPTAIHISTLKLLEKLLDTMEYMLDAFKKKARDFDHVIKMGRTHLQDAVPIRLGQEFEAYSRVIERDIKRIKQSRQHLYEVNMGATAVGTGLNADPRYIENVVKHLAEISGLPLVGADHLVDATQNTDAYTEVSAALKVCMMNMSKIANDLRLMASGPRAGLAEISLPARQPGSSIMPGKVNPVMAELINQIAFQVIGNDHTICLASEAGQLELNVMEPVLVFNLLQSISIMNNGFRSFTDHCVAGIEANEKRLKAYVEKSAGVITAVNPHLGYEAAARIAREAILTGQSVRDLCLQNDVLTEEELDLILNPYEMTKPGIAGAELLNRD; encoded by the coding sequence ATGAAAGCTGAAATGACATACCGGACGGAAAAGGATTTTCTCGGAGAGAAGAAGATTCCGGCCGATGTCTACTACGGGATTCAGACATTGCGGGCAGCGGAGAACTTCCCGATTACAGGATATAAAATCCACGAAGAAATGATCAAGGCGCTGGCAGTGGTGAAAAAAGCGGCGGCGCTTGCCAACATGGAGACAAAACGTCTTTATAAAGGCCTTGGAGATGCCATCGTCCAAGCCGCTGATGAGATCCTTGAAGGAAAGCTGCACGATCAGTTCATCGTTGATCCGATCCAAGGCGGCGCAGGCACTTCAATGAATATGAACGCGAACGAAGTCATCGGAAACCGCGCACTTGAACTGCTCGGCCACAACAAAGGCGAATATATTCACCTGAGTCCGAATACGCACGTCAACATGTCTCAATCGACAAACGACGTATTCCCGACGGCGATTCATATTTCAACGCTTAAGCTGCTGGAAAAGCTGCTGGACACAATGGAATACATGCTTGATGCCTTTAAGAAAAAAGCACGCGACTTTGACCACGTCATTAAAATGGGGCGCACCCATCTTCAAGACGCCGTGCCGATCCGCCTTGGACAGGAGTTTGAAGCCTACAGCCGCGTGATCGAACGCGACATCAAACGGATTAAACAATCGCGCCAGCATTTGTATGAAGTCAATATGGGCGCTACCGCGGTTGGAACGGGATTAAACGCGGATCCGCGCTATATCGAAAATGTCGTCAAGCACTTGGCTGAGATCAGCGGTCTTCCGCTTGTCGGCGCTGACCATCTGGTAGATGCGACGCAAAATACGGACGCTTACACAGAAGTTTCAGCTGCATTAAAAGTATGCATGATGAACATGTCGAAAATCGCCAACGACCTTCGGTTGATGGCATCAGGTCCGCGCGCAGGACTTGCGGAGATTTCCCTTCCGGCAAGACAGCCGGGTTCATCCATTATGCCGGGGAAAGTCAATCCGGTTATGGCCGAGCTGATCAACCAAATCGCCTTCCAGGTCATCGGAAACGATCATACGATCTGCCTTGCTTCTGAAGCCGGACAGCTCGAACTGAATGTGATGGAGCCAGTGCTCGTCTTTAATCTCCTGCAATCCATCAGCATCATGAACAACGGATTCCGTTCGTTCACTGATCACTGTGTAGCAGGTATTGAAGCGAATGAAAAACGCTTAAAAGCATATGTCGAAAAGAGCGCCGGCGTCATCACTGCGGTCAATCCGCATCTTGGCTACGAAGCAGCTGCAAGGATTGCGAGAGAAGCCATTTTAACAGGCCAATCCGTCCGCGATCTCTGTCTTCAAAACGATGTGTTGACAGAAGAAGAGCTTGATCTGATTTTGAATCCTTATGAAATGACAAAACCGGGGATTGCCGGGGCTGAACTTTTAAATCGGGATTGA